In Polyodon spathula isolate WHYD16114869_AA chromosome 47, ASM1765450v1, whole genome shotgun sequence, a single window of DNA contains:
- the LOC121306243 gene encoding serine/threonine-protein kinase MARK1-like isoform X3, which translates to MQHSSAHTEPVKSARSGMPRCRNSVATTADEQPHIGTYRLLKTIGKGNFAKVKLARHVLTGREVAVKIIDKTQLNASSLQKVRGTERYIIQIKNYSTIKSKGTKYNGFSPNKSECNTQCDLISGQCESGEQWCELPQG; encoded by the exons CACTCCTCCGCTCACACAGAGCCGGTGAAGTCGGCCCGCTCCGGCATGCCACGCTGCCGGAACTCCGTTGCCACGACGGCGGACGAGCAGCCACACATCGGCACCTACCGGCTGCTCAAGACCATCGGCAAGGGCAACTTCGCCAAGGTGAAACTGGCACGCCACGTGCTGACCGGCAGAGAG GTTGCTGTTAAAATAATCGACAAAACACAACTGAATGCCTCGAGTCTGCAAAAGGTAAGAGGAACAGAACGTTATATTATACagatcaagaattacagtacgaTTAAGAGCAAAGGCACAAAATACAATggcttcagtcctaataagagcgaATGCAACACACAGTgcgatttgatatcagggcagtgcGAGAGCGGAGAGCAGTGGTGCGAGTTGCCTCAGGGTTAG
- the LOC121306243 gene encoding serine/threonine-protein kinase MARK1-like isoform X2 gives MGVNVPDRLHSSAHTEPVKSARSGMPRCRNSVATTADEQPHIGTYRLLKTIGKGNFAKVKLARHVLTGREVAVKIIDKTQLNASSLQKVRGTERYIIQIKNYSTIKSKGTKYNGFSPNKSECNTQCDLISGQCESGEQWCELPQG, from the exons GGGTGAATGTTCCTGACAGGCTG CACTCCTCCGCTCACACAGAGCCGGTGAAGTCGGCCCGCTCCGGCATGCCACGCTGCCGGAACTCCGTTGCCACGACGGCGGACGAGCAGCCACACATCGGCACCTACCGGCTGCTCAAGACCATCGGCAAGGGCAACTTCGCCAAGGTGAAACTGGCACGCCACGTGCTGACCGGCAGAGAG GTTGCTGTTAAAATAATCGACAAAACACAACTGAATGCCTCGAGTCTGCAAAAGGTAAGAGGAACAGAACGTTATATTATACagatcaagaattacagtacgaTTAAGAGCAAAGGCACAAAATACAATggcttcagtcctaataagagcgaATGCAACACACAGTgcgatttgatatcagggcagtgcGAGAGCGGAGAGCAGTGGTGCGAGTTGCCTCAGGGTTAG